A portion of the Stigmatella aurantiaca DW4/3-1 genome contains these proteins:
- a CDS encoding ABC transporter ATP-binding protein: MPMIEVQNLTKRYRDRIAIDQLTFSVNEGEILGFLGPNGAGKSTTMKILTGFLPPSSGTARVAGFDVFAHPLEVKRRIGYLPETPPLYPEMTVHGYLKFVAALKQLPGRGLKAEVDRVAGLTGVTDVMGRVIQNLSKGYKQRVGIAQALLGAPPVLILDEPTEGLDPVQRSELRALIRGLAGKHTLILSTHILPEVTVTCEKVLIIHQGKIAAYDAIQKLATVHGQPESASLEEIFIKLTAA, encoded by the coding sequence ATGCCGATGATCGAGGTCCAGAACCTCACCAAGCGCTACCGGGATCGAATCGCCATCGACCAGCTCACCTTCAGCGTCAACGAAGGGGAGATTCTGGGCTTCCTGGGCCCCAACGGGGCGGGCAAGTCGACGACGATGAAGATCCTCACCGGATTTCTTCCCCCGTCGTCGGGGACCGCCCGGGTGGCGGGGTTCGACGTCTTCGCGCACCCGCTGGAGGTGAAACGGCGCATTGGCTACCTGCCGGAGACGCCGCCGCTCTACCCGGAGATGACGGTGCACGGCTATTTGAAGTTCGTGGCCGCCCTCAAGCAGCTTCCCGGGCGCGGGCTGAAGGCCGAGGTCGACCGGGTAGCGGGACTGACCGGGGTGACAGACGTGATGGGCCGCGTCATCCAGAACCTCTCCAAAGGCTACAAGCAGCGCGTCGGAATCGCCCAGGCACTGCTGGGCGCTCCGCCCGTGCTCATCCTGGACGAGCCCACCGAAGGCCTGGATCCGGTCCAGCGCTCCGAGCTCCGCGCGCTCATCCGGGGGCTGGCGGGCAAACACACCCTCATCCTCTCCACGCACATCCTGCCGGAAGTCACGGTGACGTGTGAGAAGGTGCTCATCATCCACCAAGGGAAGATCGCCGCCTATGACGCGATCCAGAAGCTGGCCACGGTGCATGGCCAGCCGGAGAGCGCCTCGTTGGAGGAAATCTTCATCAAGCTGACCGCCGCCTGA